TTTATATGCCATAGGTGCTTCATCCAATGTAGAATAATTAATCGATGTAGTATAAATTCCTTCCATTGATTTTTTAAATTCCTCTAAACTTAATTCTGCTTTTGCCCTATTTCTACTCATAAGTCTGCCAGCACCATGTGGCGCAGAGTAATTCCAATCAGCGTTACCTTTTCCAAAAGCTAATATACTTCCATCTCTCATATTTATAGGAATTAAAAGTTTTTCATCCTTATATGCTGAAATACTTCCTTTTCTTATTATGTTATCCTTGAAATTTATGTAATTATGCACTGTATTAAAATAACTAAAGTCTTTAAGACTTTTTCCCATTAACTTTTTTAATATTATATCTGCCATAGTTTCTCTATTTAATGCAGCGTATTCTTGACATATATTCATATCATTTAAATATTTTTCTCTATATTTTCCTGTCAAAAAACATAACTCTTTTGGGTATGATGGCTTCATATCATCATACTCTTTTTTTAGTTCTTTTAATTTAGCTTCTATAAGTTTTCTTTTCCCTTGTCTTTTGTATTCTTCTATAAGCTTATCTTTTTCCTTGAAATAATCTTCTTTACCAGAACATAAATCAATGGCAATATTTTGATATATCTCTGCAACTTGCTTACCTAAATTTCTACTTCCTGAATGAATTACAAGATATATATTATCTTCATCATCCTTATTAAGTTCAATAAAGTGATTTCCTCCGCCTAAAGTACCAATACTTTTTTCAATTCTTTTTGTATTCTTTAAATCCCTGTAACAGTATAATTCTTTAAGTTCATTAAACTTAACACTTCTCCCCTCATGTACTGACATTCCTGAAGGTACATATTTTCTAATAATCTCGTCTAGCTTTTCTAAATCTATATTAATTTTTCCAAGCTCAATTGTTGTCATTCCACAACCTATATCTACTCCTACTATGTTAGGAATAACCTTATCACCTAAATCAGCAGTAAAACCTATAACGCAGCCTTTACCTGCATGAGTATCTGGCATTATCACAATTTTACTATTCTTACAAAAGTCTTGATTACATAGTTCAACGATCTGTGCCACTACTTCTGGCTCTAATTTACTTGTATAAACTCTAGCTGTATTATATTTTCCTTTTACTTCTATCATCTTGTTATCATCCTTTCTACAAACATTAAATCCATTTATATCGAGAGCAACCCTTATTCTCCTTATTATTTCGTTTCTTATTTTTTCAGGTTCTAATACCTTAACATACGGTCCTAAAGCTAATATTTTTCTTATTATTTCTTCTTCCTCAAAAGTGTAATAAAAAAGTTTCAATTCATATTTATCTTTTGAAATGCACCTTGAATACCTCTCCAATTCTGAAAAGCTCATGAAACATCTTTCCATAGCAAATTTTTTATCAATAACTTCCATAATAATAGGTTCTTTAGAATATTTTTGAGATCGCAATTTCTTTAAAATATCTTCTCTTTTTATATTAGAATTGATATTTTCATATATTTTAATATCACTCATACTAAAAATATCAGACATTACAAATCTATTTTCATCTGTAGAATACATTGAAACTCTGAACCTTTCATCCCTAAGTGAATACTCTAGTCTTATAGGAAAAGCACTTTTATCAAAATATCCATTCCCATATTTATTCATGCCCCTGTACCTTACACTTTTTTCTTCTGAAATTGCCTTTAAAAGTTTCCTGAAATTTTCTTCAAATTCTTCAGTGCTTTTAACACTATATGCCTTAGATTGGTTAGTTATATGGACAATTTCATTTATTATAGGTGCATCAACATCACAAATAGCATTTTTAAGCTTTTCTATTGTAGAACTTCTTAAAATATTTTTTATATCTTTATGCTCTAGCATATTTTTAAGCCACGCCTTTTCTAAATTTGTAAATCTAACAGGTATAGCTTTATCTATTTTTATATTGGGATAATAAACACCGTTTTTTTCTTTAAGCAGATTAAAATTCTCACTATTAGAATATTTATTAAGGAGAAGCCCTTCAAAACTCTTTTGATCATTTCCTATAACTTTTTCTTCAAATTCTTCTTCATCAATTATTTTAATTATATCTTGTTTAAATATTCCTCTTTTACACTCATTAAGTACTTTAAATACAATATGCATGTATCTATTTTTTCTTTCATCAAAGAGCTCCATAACTATATAGCATCTCCTTCCAATCTTCTGTAAGCTTATTTATTATGTCTCTTCCTTTAATAACCTTAATGTATCCTAAATATCCTCTTATCCAAGGAACCATCTCAATACTGTCATTTACAATCATATCTAAATGATATATTCCCTCTTCTATTTTAGTAATTTTTCCATTAGGTACTTCACTTTTTATTTTTTCGATAATATATATCTCTCTAGTTTCATCAATTTTTATCTCTAATTTAATTTCTTCTTTAACTTTACCTCCACTCAAATTTACACTTGACCAACTATATTTAAATTGTTTATCATAAAGCTTTTTAAAATTATTATCTTTATAAACTTCTTTTGAAATTTTAATCTCTGCTATTCTATCAAGTCTTAAAGTAACACAACTATTATTGTCTGAAAATGCTACTAAATAGAACCTTCCACAGGATGAATCATATCGAATTTTATAAGGTTTTAATTGCTCTTTTGAAGTTTTATTAGTACCTTTACCACTCCTATATTCAAGCTTAATATATCTTTTTCTATGTATAGCTCTTAAAATTTTCCAAAGTATATCTTCTTCAATTACTGGATGAAAATATAAACCTTTATACTGAAAATAGTCTTTTTCCTTTACTTCTATTCCTCTTTCATACAAAGCGTAATCTTTTAAATTTTTCTCAAAATAATACCCAGCAGTTACAGGTAGTATAATATTTTTAAACAAAGCTACTGAATCAATTAAATTTTCTATTTCTTCTAAGCTAAGTTCTTTTAAAATATCATCTTCTATACTATAATTCTTCGTTCTTTTTATTGTGTCACACTTTACTATACCAAGCTTTTTTACCATTTCATTAAGCTTTCTTTCTACTGTTTTGCTACTTATATCATCATAAGATATAATACCTTCATTAATTAAACCATCTTCTATTTCTCTAAAAGAACATGGTTTATTTTTTGCATTCAAAAACATCAAAAGATTAAAATATAAAATCAAATCTGCCTTTGTAAAACTTTTTGTCATATATGTATTAACCAGAAAATTCTCCGTGTTTGTTATGGAATCATATGTTAAAGCTAATAGCTTATTTCTTCCGTCTCTATCTATTCTAATAAACTCAGATTCTATGTACTGTTGTATTCTTCTCATTTCATAGCTTATCTTTCTAGAACTCATATTTCTTTTTTCTTCAAGATCTTCTCTTGAAAAGCATCCATATAGAAAAACATCTCTTAGTATATCTCTAATTATATTGTAGTGCTTTATAAAATCGTTGAACATTGAATGCTCTCCTTTTCTGTTTTAGATTACATTAAGTATAACTTATGAAGAACATATTTCACAGACAAAAAGCTTGCAAGAATATTTAAAAGGCCGTAAATCCATTTAAGAACTAACGACCTTTTACTAAACTATATATTTTAAAACTTAAGCAAATTCCAATTTAACACACTAAAAACAAAGGCATATAGTACCAAAATCTTAAGTATTGCTATAAGGTTATAATAAATTTTACTTTTTTCTTTTATAATAACTATTAAAGACAATATACTATAAAACACAGTAAGAATAATTGAAATTATTAAAAATAATGATGCTGTTTTTATATACCAGGTTATACCATAATACATCTCATAGGATACTATCCAGTATAAAATTCCAAATAAAGACACTATATTTAATAAACCTATGAAAAATATTGTACGTTTAAGAACTTTTTTAATTATATTTTTTTCTTCTTTTCTTTTAAAAATACTAATAAACCCTTTTAATATTTCCATTACAAAAACTAATAATGAAACTATAAAAATAATTAAACTTAATGCATAGTTATCCTTAACTCCTACCTTTTCAAAGCTATCATAAGGCGTATTATTAAAGAAAACATATTTTATCTTTGCATTATTTTCTCTAAAAGCCACCAATTCATTATTATCAGCTCTTCTAAAAAGATTATTAGAAACCTTTATAAGCCTTGCTGTTTCCTTTTGTTTTAAATGACTTACACCATGATAAACTAAATTATTATCATCATATGTAATTTTCACATCCTCATTTTCATCAATCGCCCCTAAAAAACTGATAAACTTTAAAATATTACTTTTTGCATTATCATGGTAAGACCTATAAGTACCAACATACCTTAAAGCCTCTTTTGAACTTATAACTTTAGTAGACTCAACTTTTTTATTACTATTTTTATCAATATATTTATTAAAGAAACTATTTTCTATATTGTTTATAGCAGGTGCGGCTCCAGTTAGATTATTTGATACTATATAAATTCCAAGATTATCTTCAGTATCTAACAGCATATCATCAAAATATCCTATAGCCAGTGCTCCCTCATGTCCGATAAGTCTTTTGCCCTTAATATTTTTTTCAAAAAATCCATACCCAATTCCAGATAAATTTTTATCATTTGAAAAGTGATGCTGCTGCATTAATTTTATTGTCTTTTCATTTAAAATTTTATTATTTTTATAGGTTCCCTTCTGTAATTGTGCTATCATAAATTTCCCCATATCCTTTGGCGAAGCATTTATACCTCCAGCAGGATTATCATTATAATAATAGTAGTCCTCTTTAAATAATGAATTATAGTTTTTTGCCAAATTATTTATTGGTAAGCCCACAGTACTATTTTTCATATTTAAAACATCAAAAATATTTTTTTGTATATAATCTTCATATTTCATTCCAGATACGTTTTCTATAATTCTTCCCAATAAGTCTATACCAATATTACTATATAAACATACCTTACCTGGCTCATTTACAACTACTGGTGGATGCTCTTTTAGAAATTCCTCTAAAGACATTACCTCCTTTTTATTTCTTGCTGAATCATATGACATTGTAGCTTCATCGATTCCAGAAGTATGAGTAAGCAAATCTTCTATTATTACTTTTCTTTTGAAATCATTTTGAATCTTAATATCCTTTAAATACTTATTAGCATCGTCTTTTAAATCAATTTTTCCCTCTTCATAAAGCTGCATAATTGCTGTTTCAGTAAATAATTTTGATGTAGAACCTATTCTGTAGACACTAGTATTTGTATCTGCTTTAATTTTATTTTTAATATCCTGATATCCTAAACTATTTTCATAAACTACATTACCATCCTTAACAACCACAACACATAGACTTGGCAACTTATATTTATCAAAGTTTTTTTTAGTTACATCATCTAAAAATGGCTTAATATCCTTTGCCTTTGTATTATAAGAATTAAATAAATTTAAAAATGTAAAAATGCAAATTAAAAAAAATAAGAACTTACTAATAGTTTTCATATATTATTCCTCCCAAACTTAACTTTAAAATAAGCTTATAAGAAACAACTTACAAAACCTTAAATAAATTCTTACGAAAATCTTACAATTTTATATTTTCTTTAGGTAAC
The Clostridium felsineum DSM 794 DNA segment above includes these coding regions:
- a CDS encoding serine hydrolase domain-containing protein, producing MKTISKFLFFLICIFTFLNLFNSYNTKAKDIKPFLDDVTKKNFDKYKLPSLCVVVVKDGNVVYENSLGYQDIKNKIKADTNTSVYRIGSTSKLFTETAIMQLYEEGKIDLKDDANKYLKDIKIQNDFKRKVIIEDLLTHTSGIDEATMSYDSARNKKEVMSLEEFLKEHPPVVVNEPGKVCLYSNIGIDLLGRIIENVSGMKYEDYIQKNIFDVLNMKNSTVGLPINNLAKNYNSLFKEDYYYYNDNPAGGINASPKDMGKFMIAQLQKGTYKNNKILNEKTIKLMQQHHFSNDKNLSGIGYGFFEKNIKGKRLIGHEGALAIGYFDDMLLDTEDNLGIYIVSNNLTGAAPAINNIENSFFNKYIDKNSNKKVESTKVISSKEALRYVGTYRSYHDNAKSNILKFISFLGAIDENEDVKITYDDNNLVYHGVSHLKQKETARLIKVSNNLFRRADNNELVAFRENNAKIKYVFFNNTPYDSFEKVGVKDNYALSLIIFIVSLLVFVMEILKGFISIFKRKEEKNIIKKVLKRTIFFIGLLNIVSLFGILYWIVSYEMYYGITWYIKTASLFLIISIILTVFYSILSLIVIIKEKSKIYYNLIAILKILVLYAFVFSVLNWNLLKF
- a CDS encoding RtcB family protein, whose product is MIEVKGKYNTARVYTSKLEPEVVAQIVELCNQDFCKNSKIVIMPDTHAGKGCVIGFTADLGDKVIPNIVGVDIGCGMTTIELGKINIDLEKLDEIIRKYVPSGMSVHEGRSVKFNELKELYCYRDLKNTKRIEKSIGTLGGGNHFIELNKDDEDNIYLVIHSGSRNLGKQVAEIYQNIAIDLCSGKEDYFKEKDKLIEEYKRQGKRKLIEAKLKELKKEYDDMKPSYPKELCFLTGKYREKYLNDMNICQEYAALNRETMADIILKKLMGKSLKDFSYFNTVHNYINFKDNIIRKGSISAYKDEKLLIPINMRDGSILAFGKGNADWNYSAPHGAGRLMSRNRAKAELSLEEFKKSMEGIYTTSINYSTLDEAPMAYKPIEEIIENIKDSVEVYKILKPIYNFKASN
- a CDS encoding WYL domain-containing protein, encoding MFNDFIKHYNIIRDILRDVFLYGCFSREDLEEKRNMSSRKISYEMRRIQQYIESEFIRIDRDGRNKLLALTYDSITNTENFLVNTYMTKSFTKADLILYFNLLMFLNAKNKPCSFREIEDGLINEGIISYDDISSKTVERKLNEMVKKLGIVKCDTIKRTKNYSIEDDILKELSLEEIENLIDSVALFKNIILPVTAGYYFEKNLKDYALYERGIEVKEKDYFQYKGLYFHPVIEEDILWKILRAIHRKRYIKLEYRSGKGTNKTSKEQLKPYKIRYDSSCGRFYLVAFSDNNSCVTLRLDRIAEIKISKEVYKDNNFKKLYDKQFKYSWSSVNLSGGKVKEEIKLEIKIDETREIYIIEKIKSEVPNGKITKIEEGIYHLDMIVNDSIEMVPWIRGYLGYIKVIKGRDIINKLTEDWKEMLYSYGAL